From the Desulfovibrio sp. JC010 genome, the window GGGCCGCCAGCAACGATGCATCAGCTTCAGCGAGTCCCTGCACAATGGCTGCATAAATCTGGTATTCCTCACTGATTTCATCGTTGATCACAGCTTCAACAACCTTGATCAATACATCCTCGCTGCCTTTCTCACCCTTGCAGCTGAAAATATGCATCCACAGAGAACGCATCTCAGCGTCAAGGCCGGAATCAAGGATATCCTCGGAGCTGAGAACTCCATCCACAAATCTCTTGAACAATACCCGGCAGGCCATGTTGATGCGTTCTTCTGCTGCATTTCGTTCCGCTCTTTCACGCAACTGGCGGTCAGCGATCAGCATTTCCGCAAGTTCGCGGCGCATGTCATCATCTTTCAAATCATGCAGCTCCGCCTCAATCTGCTCGTCATCCATATTGCGCAGGAAATAGAATTCCTGCTTCATGGACTGGTTCCGGGCCAGCGGTTCAAAGAGTCCGCGCAGCCGTTCATAATTTGCTTCCCCAAGCTGTTCTTTCCAGCTGTCGGTCATGATCAGCGCACTGACCGGATCTTTGCCCCCTATTGTTTCCAGTGCTCCTGCGTACATAGCCTGCTTGGCGGTGATTAATCTCAGCTGTAAGAGTTCAGGATTACTTCCCCGGTAAAGCCGCATGATTGCCCCCTCAAGCAAGGCTTCACCATGCATGAGTGAAGCAGCATCCGGGCTGAGATTTACCGCTTTGAGCACGGAATCTATGGTCGCGGCGGCAGTACTCTCCTTCCAGTTCTGGTATTCCTGACTCTGGTGCCGGGCAACTGTATCAATTGCTGTCCTGCGCCTTGATTCAAGAATATCCATGAACCGGGTCCGGCATTCGTCATCCGGCAATTCATCGCGCAGGCTGCCGCCTTCTTCGGTAAAATAATCATTCACCTCAAACACCGCCGACTGCGCATCCCCGGCCCGCAACTGCATGACCCCGTATTCAGGGTTGGCAAGAATTTCCTGCAACCCGGCCTCAAAACTATTGTAGGCATCCAGCACCCGCAGATCGCGCTCTTCCTCTTCCCGGTCCCGGGCACGCTGGAGCAGTTCCGGCTCAACCTTTTCCAGTGAACGCAAGCTCTCCATTTGCGGACTCATGGACGGTTCTCTTTCAGATCCGAACAGCCCGTCTTCATCCAAACCTTTCAAAAAATTACCACCTTTAGAATTCACGACCTTCATTGTTAATTTCTCCTGTTAGATATTGATTTAATGTACAAACCTCCAAACACAGGAACCAAAACTAACAACGAAGGCGGACCTGAATCAGGTGATTCAGGTCCGCCCTAAAACAAACAGGTTTGAAAATGCAAAACGGGCGGCCTGTTTGTGGTTTAACAGGTCGCCCGTTTTGGCAATCTTAAGAATCTCACTATTCAATCCGGGTCCATCCACTACCCGGACGAATGTCGGGAGGTTTTAACCCTTTCAGGAAAAGGGTTTAAAACCGGCAACGGAAACATCCCGAACCGCTGCCGATCTATTATACTTGATCAGGGATTACAGGCCGCACTTAGCCATGTAATCGATGAGGTCTGCCAAACGGCAGGAGTAACCCCACTCGTTGTCGTACCATGCGTAAACCTTTGCGAGGTTGCCGCCCTGTACAACAGTGAAGTCCGCTTCGACGATACCGGAATGGGGATCGGCGAGGAAGTCGGAGGAAACAAGGGGAGCTTCGGAGTAGCCCATGATACCCTTGAGTTCGCCTTCGGCTGCGGATTTCAGGGTAGCCTTGAGTTCTTCGGTGGTAGTGTCGTTTTTGAGCACTGCAACGAAGTCAACAAGGGATACGGTGGGTGTGGGAACACGCACGGAGTAACCTTCGAAACGGCCTGCCATTTCGGGGATTACCAGAGCAACAGCTTTAGCCGCACCGGTGGAGGTGGGGATCATGTTGCATGCAGCAGCGCGGGCGCGACGCAGGTCCTTGTGAGGCTGGTCGAGGATACGCTGGTCGTTGGTGTATGCGTGAACAGTGGTCATCACACCTTTCTCGATACCGAACTTCTCGTGCATGGTCTTAACGATGGGCGCGAGGCAGTTGGTGGTACAAGAAGCGTTGGAAATGATGGTGTGTTTTGCAGGATCGTAATCCTTGTGGTTTACACCCATTACAACGGTGATGTCCTCATCCTTTGCAGGAGCGGAAATAACAACTTTCTTTGCGCCGCCTTCGAGGTGCTGGGCAGCGGTGGGGCCGGTTCTGAAAATACCGGTGCATTCGATAACAATATCTACACCGCACTCACCCCAGGGAATCTGGCGGGGATCACGCTCTGCGAAGTTTTTGATAACATAGTCGGAACCAACGTACATGGTGGTGCCTTCCACTTTTACTTCAGCGGGGAATTTACCGTAGTTGGTGTCACGTGCGAAAAGTGCAGCGTTAGTGTTGATGTCGAAGAGGTCGTTGACTGCAACAACTTCAACAGTGTCACGATGTCTTTCCCAGATGGTTTTCAGAACTTGACGGCCGATACGGCCGAAACCGTTAATACCTACTTTTACTTTGCTCATTTTAAATTCCTTATATTCACGCGGCCTACAGATCGTCGACGCGGTAGATGTAATCGTTTGCCAGTTCGCTTGCACGCTTCAGAGCACTGTACATGCGGGCGTTTTCAAGAGCGAGACCGGAAAGGTCGGCAACGCATTTGAGGAAGTCCAGTTCTTCTTCGGAGAACTCACGGAGTTCAGCGGAGTAAACACGCAGAACGCCGATAACTTTTTCACCGCGTGCGGTGAGGGGAAGAACTACGAGGGAGCAGAGACCTTCTTTAGCTGCTTCTTCAGGGTACTGGAAGCGGTCATCTTTTCTTACGTCGGCGATGGATACGATCTTGCCTTCAAGAACTTCCTGATCCAGACGGCTCTTGGAAACCTCAACAGGACCTTTCTGTTCGTAACGTTCACTCAGACCGTAAGATGCGTCTGCTTTGAGCACTTCACCTTTGCGATCAAGAAGTCTGATAAAACAACCTTTCAGTTCCATTTCAGTTGCCACTTTCTCGGCAATGTTGTGCAGAACTTTTTCAGGTTCCAGGCTGGAGTTTACAGCTCTGGTGATTTCGAAAATTGCTTTGTAGAGTCTGGTTACACCCATTTCTCATACCTGCCTTGTTTATGTTTAACCGAAAGGGCCGCTTGAAGGGCGGACCTGCGTATCAAGTTCTTGGTTAAATGCTTTCTAACAGATTTGAAAACATATTGCATGTAAAAAATGACCACTTTCTTACATTTTTATGTTTTTTGTTGCTAAATGTTTTTCGTTTATGAAAATTTTGTTCGCTTTTGTTACGAATAAGTACCTAATAATTATTCATAATTTAAACCCCTTGAAAGTCCCCGTAAGCATTGCAGATTAGCAATCCGGCTTCAAGAAATCAGATAAAATTTATTCAATAAAAAAACTGGTCCGGGGTAGCGGGAAAACAGGAATAAGAAAGGTTCGGTTGTGAAATACGAACATGCCCCGGCCCCCTAAGATATAAAAAGAGGCAGGTTCAATAATAACAGAATCCCCCCTGACAGCAACCCATAAAGTTACGAACAGGGCACAGAAAAAAGAAAAGCCGGAAAATCCGTACGGATCAGGAAGTTGCTTTGCGCAGTGTGCTCAGAAAACGGGAGCGTAAAGTATCGCCCATCAAACCTTTTTTCACAGGAGAGAGCTTTAGAAAGCCGCCCAGCAGGGAACGCATGAAATCTTCACTGCGGCTGTTGGGATTGTCGAAGATGAGATTTTGCAGGGTGCCGCGTTCAAGGGATTGCAGGATAACGCGCTCAAAACTGTCTTCAGGATGGATGACCCGCTGCTTGCGTTTATCCATCTGCAAGGCCCCGGTGGGACACTTCAAGGCGCATACTCCGCAGCCGAGACAGATATCCTTGTTGATTTCTGCAAAGCGACGCGGTTTATCCGCACCGGGAATTTCTTCTTTATGGATAGTGATGGCATCAATGGGACAGGCCCGTGCGCATTTGGAGCAACCGTTGCAATCCGCAAGCTCAACTTCAGCGATAAAGGTGGAGGAAACCACAATACCCGGATACCCGGAATATTTGATCCCGTTCATCAGGTTGCAGCAGCAGCCGCAGCAGTGGCAGAAGAATCCGGCATAATCGCGGACATTATCTGTGGTAAGGGTAAAGCCCAGCTCCCGTGAACGGGCCATAATGTCGTCCATTTCCGAACGGGAAATCTCACGCGCAAAATTATTGCGGATCAGGAAATCCGCAGCTTCACCCATGGAGGTGCAGGTTTCAAGGTCGATGCCGCACTTCTGCTCACCGAGATGCATTTTTTCATGGCGGCAGGAACAGAGGCTGACCGCAAAACGGTCCTGCTGCTCCACCAGCGCGGATGCTTTTTCATAATCGAGCACTTCCACATGATCCGCATTACGGATGGTCCCTTCATGGGGCAGGGTACGCATGATGGAAACCTGTTCATCGCTGCCGAAGTTGGCCTTAAAAAAGGACTTGTCGCCGAACATGTAGGCGTTGAACAGCTCGGCCCATTTCTTTGAATCCAGCTCGCCCTTGGTACGCATCATGGTAAATTCGAAAAAACCGATTACGAAGGGGCTTATCATATAAAGAAAGCGGTCCTTCTCCCAGAGGTCGCAGACCAGCCCTTTATGGCACATGGATTCAAGCATGGGACGTAAGCTGCGTTCATCCATCCCGGTCAGTTTGGAGATTCGCTCCAGAGAAGACGGGCGATATGGCATGCGCACAATAAGCTCCGCCTCCGCAGGTGAATAAAGAGCTTTAAGCATTTCACACATGGAATCGGACCACGGCATACGCACGGTGGTTCCGTCCACTTTGTCACCCAGTTGGCGGTAGATATCTTTTGCTATGATGTGTCCCATGAAGAGGAAGGCTACATTCACTGATCAGTATTAGCAATTAGTTTGAGACGATTCATCAATCTCATAACCAAGTTCTTTAATTGATCTAATCACTTCTTCATGAGGAATCACTTCCCCTCTATTTAACTCATCCAATCCTTTTTGCACCTCAGACCTAAACCAAGCATCATAATCAGACCCTTCAATTGAATTTTCGTCAAAATCGGTGTTTACGATTTTCTGCATACATTCCTCCATGATGCACTGATACACATAAAGATAACATATAAGAATACTACTTGAACAATATTTCCCGCAAAATCCCAAGTCCCTTGCGCAACTCCTCAATATCCTTGGGCCCGCTTAGGGAAAGCCGGATCTTGGCCGGAACCGGGCCGCCGCCCACGGCGAATTTTTCGGCTCCGAAGATATTCAGTCCGGCCTCGCGGGCGCGTTGTTCAACCATGTATCCTTTCCAAGGTTCGGGCAGGTCCAGCCAAAGAAAAAATCCGGACGGGTTAGCACCAAGCCCCATGCCATCCAGCAAATCCCTGACCGCATCAAAACGCTGCCGGGCAGCCTGACGTTTGAGCTTGACCGTAATATCAGCCGTACCGTCCTGTATCCATTGCGCGATCAATTCAGCATTGAGCGGTGGGGTCATCCACACAGAATTCAAAATGGCATGAGCCAGTGCCGTGAACCGCTCACCCTCAGCAACCATGAAAGCCACCCGCAGCCCCACGGCAATTGACTTGGAAACCCCGGCGATGAACACACTCCGTTCCGGGGCAAAGGATGTGACCGGAGGCAGGCTGCTTTCCACGGTCAGAGCATAGGCATCATCTTCAATGATGGTCAGGTCGTGATTGCAGGCAATCATGGCAATCTGCTCCCGCCGTTCATAAGACATGCAGGCCGAGGTGGGGTTCTGTACACCGGGCATGAGCGAAACTCCGTTGATCTTTTCCCTGCGGCAGATTGTATCCAGCTGTTCGGGAATCATACCCTGCTCATCCATGGGAACCGGAACAAGCCGGATACCGAGCATATTGGCCAAAGTCTTCATGCCCGGATAGATCAAGGCATCCGTGGCAATACGGTCCCCGGCCCGGAACAGGCTGCTCAGGCAACAGGTCAAAGCATGCTGCGCCCCGGAACAGACCAGCACATTCCCGGCAGTTGTCTCCAGCCGATACCTCTTCGCCCACTCAGCCCCAACCTCACGGTGCTCCGGCAAGCCCTGCGGGTCGGTATAGCGGAGAAATGCATTCAGATTACGGCGGCGGGTCAGCCGCTTCATGCCTTCCTGAATATCCGGGTCCAGATCATAGAAGGTATTGACCATACCCAGCTCAATCATGCCCGGCGCATGCGGTTCAAAAGTGACCATTGATGACGACGTGATCGCATCGGAAGCAATGAACGTCCCCCGGCCCACGGTGCCGCTGATAAGCCCCCGTTTTTCAGCCTCGGCGTAACCGCGGGTGATTGTGCTCACGTTCATCTTCAGCTCATCAGCAAGATCACGGTGGGTAGGCAGCTTGTCTCCAGGACTGAGCTTCCCGGCGTAAACATCACGCTCGATGGCATCGGCCAGTTGCTTGAACTTGGGGCGCGTACTTTCTTCCAATTCAGGTATCCATTTTGTCATGCAGACAATAATCCATTTGACTGCATACAATGTCAAGAGCTATGAATACAATGAAGCAATCAAAAGCACACAATTATCCCTAACAAAGAACACAAAGCGGCGAAGCCTAATAAAAGGTTTTGGGATTCTTAAACCCTTTTGCAAAAGGGTTTAAGGCCCCCGGCAGGGCCGCCGGAGGCAACCAAAATGCAAGAAAATTTCTGGGCTTTCCTTATATTTGTCATTGTCATGACCGGAACTCCCGGTCCGGGCAACATAGCATCCATGGCCCTTGGGCAGGCTGTGGGGTTCAAACGTTCCATCCCCTTTCTTTCCGGTGTGGTTATCGGCGGCATGACCATGGATTTCCTGACCGCCATGGGTCTGGCTCAGCTGTTCATGGCCTACCCGCAGGTCTCGGCGGTGCTGAAAATCGGCGGCATGATTTACATACTCTACCTTGCGTGGAAGGTGCTGAACATGCAGGCTGATTCTTCCGGTAAACCAAAAGCTTTCAAGTTTGTGGAAGGTCTGGCCCTGCACCCGCTGAACCCGAAACATTACGCCATGACCGTTTCGGCCTTCGCTCAATTTGTCGATCCCAGCGCAAACCAGACAACGGAAATCCTGATCTTTGTGGCCACCTTCACCTGCGGGGCGGCCTTCTTTCATTCCCTGTGGTGCTTTGCAGGGGAATCGTTTATGAAAATGTTGCGCTCGCCCATGGTTCGCCACAGTGTGAATATCTCCATGGTGGTGCTCATGGTCGGAGCCACGGCTTACGCATTATATAAATAGTTGATGCGCTATCGCGCTTTTTAATAAAAAAATTTCGCCTCCGGCGGCTTAAACCCTTTTTGAAAAAAGGGTTTAAGAATCCCAAAAACTTTTATTTGAGCTTCGCTGCGTATAATTTCAAAATGAGGATTTAATATTATGAGCAAGAAAATCGGATGGATCGGAACTGGAGTTATGGGTGCTTCCATGTGCATGCACCTTATCAAAGCTGGCAATGAAGCATACGTGTACAACCGCACCAAATCCAAAGCTGATGCGCTGGTGGCCGAAGGCGCAACATGGTGCGAATCCCCGGCGGAAGTCGCCAAGAATGCGGACATAATATTCACAATTGTGGGCTATCCCGTGGATGTGGAACAGACCATACTCGGTGAAAACGGCGTGTTGGCAAATGCTGATTCCGGCAAAATTATCGTTGATATGACCACTTCCGAACCGGCATTGGCCCAACGCATTGCCGAAGAAGCTGCTGCTAAAGGCGTGGGCGCACTTGATGCCCCGGTATCCGGCGGCGACCTCGGCGCACGCAATGCCACGCTGGCAATCATGGTCGGCGGGGAACAGAAAACTTTTGATGAAGTGAATCCGCTTTTTGAAGTGATGGGCAGCAATATCAGGCTTATGGGCAAACCGGGCGCAGGTCAGCACACTAAAATGTGCAACCAGATTCTCATCGCCGGAACCATGATCGGAGTGGTGGAATCCCTGCTTTACTCCCACAAAGCGGGCATGGACCTTAATGAAGTGATCGATGTGATCGGCTCCGGCGCGGCCGGATCATGGTCCATAAACAATCTCGGTCGCCGCATTGCCGATGACGATTTCAACCCCGGCTTTTTCATCAAACACTTTGTTAAAGATATGGGCATCGCCCTTGATGAGGCCAAACGCATGAACCTGTCCCTGCCCGGCCTGGCACTGGTCAACCAGTTCTACATCTCAGCCATGGCACTTGGCTATGAGGAGCTTGGCACTCAGGCTTTGTATAAGGTATTGGAAAAGATGAACGGGTAAGGAAGAATATAGTTAGGGCTAATTAAAATAATCAATTTTAATTTTAGCTCACAAATAATTATTGACTTCGTTTTGCGTTCTGCGTAGAAACATTTCTTCCGGCGCCGAGGTAGCTCAGTCGGTAGAGCAGGGGACTGAAAATCCCCGTGTCGGCAGTTCAATTCTGTCCCTCGGCACCACCTGCCTAGAATAGCCCTTGTGAAAATTCACAAGGGCTTTTTCTTTTTATTCAGGATAGTTCAAATTATCCAGGCCGATCCCATCCAACACTTCTTCGTAATATTTCGCAGCTTCCAACTTTGCCAACGGCAAATCCATAAATGTATAGTTTCCGCACTCAACTGCGGACTCGCCGGGCACATCCCCCGCAAAATCAGCAGCAAATTTAAACAATTCTTGAATCAGGCCCACAACATCCTTTGAATCATAGCGGCCATTTAGCAACAGATAAAACCCTGTCATACAACCCATGGGGCCGAAATAAATGATCTTATCCCCGTACTCTGCATGATTGCGCAGGAAAGTGGCCCCCATATGCTCAAGGGTATGCGCAGCAGCAGGATCAAGGGCAGGTTCATTGTTGGGTTCTTTTACGCGCAGGTCAAAAGTGGTGATATTTTCAGAACCGATCTCATCACGGCGCGAAACATAAATACCGCGTTTAAGCTTGGTGTGATCTATTTTGAAACTTTCTATCTTATTCATTTGCTCTCTCTAAAACAAAGCGGCGAAGCCTATTAAAAGTTTTTGAAGAGTCCAGAGAAACTTTTTCCAAAAAGTTTCTTTGGCCGCCGGAGGCGAAATCGTTCCATAAAAGCGCGAAGCGCATCATAATTCTTTCAACATAGACAAAACCATGCGCACAGAATTGGCGGCGGCTTTTTCCATGCTTTGCTCGTAGACAGCACTGCTACCGTCTTCGTGCACTTTATCTGAAATGGAGCGGATCAGGATAAAGGGCACGTTGAACAGAAACCCGGTCTGGGCGATGGCCGCACCTTCCATTTCCACGGCCATGACATCGGGGAATTTCTGCTCGATGGCGGAAATCTGCTGCGGGGTATGGATGAAAGAATCACCCGAAAGTACGGGTCCCTGATGCACGTTAATGGTGTCCTCGTTGATCCAAGCCTTCTGCGCCAATCCGAGCAAAAGCTTGTCAGCCTGATAAGCAGCGGGCATCTGGGGAATCTGGCCCATCTCGTAATCAAAGGCGGTGGCATCAGCATCGTAATGACGCACCTCCGATGAAACCACGATATCACCGACATTAATGTTGCCGGGAAAAGCTCCGGCCACTCCGGTGTTGATCAAGTAGTCGGGCTTGAATTTATCCAGCAGCAGGGTAGTTCCTACAGCAGCGTTGACCTTACCGATTCCGCACAAAAACAAAGCCACCTCAACGCCGTTTATCTTTCCGGTGTGGTAGGTAAACTGGCCGAATGATTCAGCGTTCGGCGTGTCTAATTTATTGACCAGCAATGCAAGTTCCTCTTCCATTGCCGCGATGATTCCTATCTTCAAAACAATTTTCCTCTTATCTGTTCCGGCACATCAGTTGCCGTGTTCGTGCTTGAAAGATAACGGCATTCCGTGTAATTAGTAAAATTAATAGTTCTACTTTTTTTGATTATTAAAACTTACCAACTAGGCAAAACAATGCTTCCCGACCTGAACAGACTGAAAGTCTTCTTCCACATATTTAATGAACAGAGCAGCACCGGGGCGGCCAAAAAACTGCACATCACCCAGTCCGGGGTCAGCCAGCATTTAAAAAAACTGGAAGAAGAACTGCAGACAGAATTATTTACGAGGGTCAAACGCAGACTTGTGCCCACTGCCGCAGGCAGAAAACTGTATAGCATTGTGCAGGGGTTCATGGATGAACTGGAGCAGGGCGTGCGCCATATCAATGATGGGCTGGAAACGCCTTCGGGGCCGCTTAGGATCGGCGCACCCACGGAATTCGGAAAAATATACCTGCCGCCCATCTTCGGATCATTCCGGCGGAAATATCCGGGCGTAACCATGCAGCTCGAACTGGATGAACCAAAGGTGCTTTTTGAAAAAGTTGCTGCCGGGGAGCTTGATTTTGCCTACATCGACATTCTGCCCTTTTTCATGGACACACCGGGGGGAACTTCGGCCTATTCAATCGAACCTGTGGTACGCGAAGAGTTTGTACTGGCCTGCTCCAAAGAATATTACTGGGCAAGGGTCAACGGCACAGGCTACGAACATCTGAAACAGCTGGATTTCATCGGCTACAAAGATGATATCGCCCTTTTCCGCAGCTGGTTCAAATTACATTTCAACCGCGAACCGCAACAACTGAACCTTGTGTTCATTGCGGACAGCTCCGAGGCCATTGTTTCAGCCGTTAAAGCGGGACTGGGAGCGGGGATCACAGTCAGCCACCTGATGAACAGGGAAATTGCAACCGGGAAAATTATCGCCATCCGCCCGGATGAAGAAAAGCTGCAGAACACCATTGCCTGCGTGCAGTTCAAGGACAAGCAGCCGAGCATTACCGAAACAGCCTTTCAAGAACATTTCCGGCTTGAACTCAATCAAAATTATGCGAAACTGGGGGTGGAGTAAGTTGGGCTGAAAATCATCACAAGTTAACCTTGCACATTCAGTTTATCCAAAATATCGATCAACAAAACCCTGCCACATAAATAAACACACATGGAGAGCATAAACGATGTTCAAAATATTTCTTACTTCCGCATTTCTAATTTTCTTTCAGCTTTTTAGCCTGCTGGGCGTAACCGACACAGCCTTCAGTGAGGACAGCGTTGAAAATCAGATCATAGTCAGATTTGAAAAAGGGGTCAGTGAAAATGATGCCCGGATCATTGCCGCAGATGAAAACATGAGAGTAATTGAGGTGCTCGACAGGCCGAACGGTAAATACGGGCAATGCATATTTCTGCTTGGCTCCCATCTCAGGCTGCAGGAGATGATCGAAAAGATTTCCGCCCATGAAGAAGTGGATTCATCTGCCCCGAACTTCGTAAATTAGGGTGAAGTGGATTCACAGGATTAGAACACGAAAAAGCCCTCATGATTTCTCATGAGGGCTATTCTAGGCACTTAGTGGTGCCGAGGGACAGAATTGAACTGCCGACACGGGGATTTTCAGTCCCCTGCTCTACCGACTGAGCTACCTCGGCGCCGCTGAGGAGAGATAACTAACCAAACAGCGCCTGCTTGGCAAGTACTTTTTTTAATTTTATTCATTTTTTTTCAGACCGAGACCCCCGAGAGCCTCATCCGAGACCAGTTCGCAAATTCTGCGCCCATATTCATATTTCAATTTTTCCAGATATTCCGGGTCTGTTTTGCCCTTCCAAGTGGTTATTTCATGGTAACGCTTGGGGATGCTGATCTTCTGCGGATCATATCCGGTTTCAAAACGTATTTTCCAACGCATGGCCCGGACCCTTTCCCCGATAAGATCCATATTTTCAGCTATTTCATCATAACCTACGGACTTCAAACATTCGGCAAGGACCTCATCCTTGTAGACCCCGCGCCCGAAGAGACAGGAAACCATGGAAGTCAGGAAGGCCCGTCCGGTTTCATCGCTGATCAGGAAATCACAGACCTCGTCTGCATCCTTGCGGTCGTTCTTCTGGTCCCAGGAATACCCCCCGGAATCCAGATGGGAATGACGAAAGCCCAGTCCTTCGGCAACGTAGAATGCTTCTCCCGTGGCATACCCGGCCATTTCCTGACCGAGCACGCAGGCAAAGTCCTCTCCGCCATATTTTGCGGCCGCCACCAGAGAACCTTTGCCCAATGCGGTGTAGAATTCATTTTCCGCACTGCCCATGTACTGCACTGCTTTCTTGTAATTTTCAGCGTCACCGAAAGCGAGAGGGATAATTGTTTCAGTCTCACTGACCAGCCCCTTTTCATAAGCCTCGGTAGCCCATGCAAGGGCCACCCCGCCGGACATGACATCCAGCCCGGCCTTTTCCACTTCATCCATGATACCCAGCACCTTAAAGGCGTCAGTCACTCCAAGCATGGACCCGGTGGCGAAAATCGGCTCGTAATCATAAGCCACCTGACGGTAGAGGTACTGGTTATCCTCCATGAATTTTTCGCGCACAAAACCGATATGGATACAGCCCACCGGACATCCGGCGCAGGCCGC encodes:
- the gap gene encoding type I glyceraldehyde-3-phosphate dehydrogenase: MSKVKVGINGFGRIGRQVLKTIWERHRDTVEVVAVNDLFDINTNAALFARDTNYGKFPAEVKVEGTTMYVGSDYVIKNFAERDPRQIPWGECGVDIVIECTGIFRTGPTAAQHLEGGAKKVVISAPAKDEDITVVMGVNHKDYDPAKHTIISNASCTTNCLAPIVKTMHEKFGIEKGVMTTVHAYTNDQRILDQPHKDLRRARAAACNMIPTSTGAAKAVALVIPEMAGRFEGYSVRVPTPTVSLVDFVAVLKNDTTTEELKATLKSAAEGELKGIMGYSEAPLVSSDFLADPHSGIVEADFTVVQGGNLAKVYAWYDNEWGYSCRLADLIDYMAKCGL
- a CDS encoding GAF domain-containing protein; translation: MGVTRLYKAIFEITRAVNSSLEPEKVLHNIAEKVATEMELKGCFIRLLDRKGEVLKADASYGLSERYEQKGPVEVSKSRLDQEVLEGKIVSIADVRKDDRFQYPEEAAKEGLCSLVVLPLTARGEKVIGVLRVYSAELREFSEEELDFLKCVADLSGLALENARMYSALKRASELANDYIYRVDDL
- a CDS encoding ATP-binding protein encodes the protein MGHIIAKDIYRQLGDKVDGTTVRMPWSDSMCEMLKALYSPAEAELIVRMPYRPSSLERISKLTGMDERSLRPMLESMCHKGLVCDLWEKDRFLYMISPFVIGFFEFTMMRTKGELDSKKWAELFNAYMFGDKSFFKANFGSDEQVSIMRTLPHEGTIRNADHVEVLDYEKASALVEQQDRFAVSLCSCRHEKMHLGEQKCGIDLETCTSMGEAADFLIRNNFAREISRSEMDDIMARSRELGFTLTTDNVRDYAGFFCHCCGCCCNLMNGIKYSGYPGIVVSSTFIAEVELADCNGCSKCARACPIDAITIHKEEIPGADKPRRFAEINKDICLGCGVCALKCPTGALQMDKRKQRVIHPEDSFERVILQSLERGTLQNLIFDNPNSRSEDFMRSLLGGFLKLSPVKKGLMGDTLRSRFLSTLRKATS
- a CDS encoding PLP-dependent aminotransferase family protein encodes the protein MTKWIPELEESTRPKFKQLADAIERDVYAGKLSPGDKLPTHRDLADELKMNVSTITRGYAEAEKRGLISGTVGRGTFIASDAITSSSMVTFEPHAPGMIELGMVNTFYDLDPDIQEGMKRLTRRRNLNAFLRYTDPQGLPEHREVGAEWAKRYRLETTAGNVLVCSGAQHALTCCLSSLFRAGDRIATDALIYPGMKTLANMLGIRLVPVPMDEQGMIPEQLDTICRREKINGVSLMPGVQNPTSACMSYERREQIAMIACNHDLTIIEDDAYALTVESSLPPVTSFAPERSVFIAGVSKSIAVGLRVAFMVAEGERFTALAHAILNSVWMTPPLNAELIAQWIQDGTADITVKLKRQAARQRFDAVRDLLDGMGLGANPSGFFLWLDLPEPWKGYMVEQRAREAGLNIFGAEKFAVGGGPVPAKIRLSLSGPKDIEELRKGLGILREILFK
- a CDS encoding LysE family translocator codes for the protein MQENFWAFLIFVIVMTGTPGPGNIASMALGQAVGFKRSIPFLSGVVIGGMTMDFLTAMGLAQLFMAYPQVSAVLKIGGMIYILYLAWKVLNMQADSSGKPKAFKFVEGLALHPLNPKHYAMTVSAFAQFVDPSANQTTEILIFVATFTCGAAFFHSLWCFAGESFMKMLRSPMVRHSVNISMVVLMVGATAYALYK
- a CDS encoding NAD(P)-dependent oxidoreductase, which encodes MSKKIGWIGTGVMGASMCMHLIKAGNEAYVYNRTKSKADALVAEGATWCESPAEVAKNADIIFTIVGYPVDVEQTILGENGVLANADSGKIIVDMTTSEPALAQRIAEEAAAKGVGALDAPVSGGDLGARNATLAIMVGGEQKTFDEVNPLFEVMGSNIRLMGKPGAGQHTKMCNQILIAGTMIGVVESLLYSHKAGMDLNEVIDVIGSGAAGSWSINNLGRRIADDDFNPGFFIKHFVKDMGIALDEAKRMNLSLPGLALVNQFYISAMALGYEELGTQALYKVLEKMNG
- a CDS encoding S-ribosylhomocysteine lyase translates to MNKIESFKIDHTKLKRGIYVSRRDEIGSENITTFDLRVKEPNNEPALDPAAAHTLEHMGATFLRNHAEYGDKIIYFGPMGCMTGFYLLLNGRYDSKDVVGLIQELFKFAADFAGDVPGESAVECGNYTFMDLPLAKLEAAKYYEEVLDGIGLDNLNYPE
- a CDS encoding 5'-methylthioadenosine/adenosylhomocysteine nucleosidase translates to MKIGIIAAMEEELALLVNKLDTPNAESFGQFTYHTGKINGVEVALFLCGIGKVNAAVGTTLLLDKFKPDYLINTGVAGAFPGNINVGDIVVSSEVRHYDADATAFDYEMGQIPQMPAAYQADKLLLGLAQKAWINEDTINVHQGPVLSGDSFIHTPQQISAIEQKFPDVMAVEMEGAAIAQTGFLFNVPFILIRSISDKVHEDGSSAVYEQSMEKAAANSVRMVLSMLKEL
- a CDS encoding LysR family transcriptional regulator, whose protein sequence is MLPDLNRLKVFFHIFNEQSSTGAAKKLHITQSGVSQHLKKLEEELQTELFTRVKRRLVPTAAGRKLYSIVQGFMDELEQGVRHINDGLETPSGPLRIGAPTEFGKIYLPPIFGSFRRKYPGVTMQLELDEPKVLFEKVAAGELDFAYIDILPFFMDTPGGTSAYSIEPVVREEFVLACSKEYYWARVNGTGYEHLKQLDFIGYKDDIALFRSWFKLHFNREPQQLNLVFIADSSEAIVSAVKAGLGAGITVSHLMNREIATGKIIAIRPDEEKLQNTIACVQFKDKQPSITETAFQEHFRLELNQNYAKLGVE